One segment of Castanea sativa cultivar Marrone di Chiusa Pesio chromosome 3, ASM4071231v1 DNA contains the following:
- the LOC142628089 gene encoding protein HHL1, chloroplastic isoform X2 encodes MEVGMSLNALVRLPLSNSRTHEDVLVKHSLFSSRTLTQKPQQRQKHILVVEAKGKRGMQARQFQKTPPPSLPKIEDDGNPRFVIFIRIANVYLWYPLSLITGGTTAKIMVAAKDNFLGKYIYKDTLDRNLAAVIYRDEKEIQKTAFKQYRVLRTATEFRYGYKLVENGNLRAALSTTDVIELPTEDQLKTVLDKVKDFFGDAKESFGKLTALNSTTTEESEEKPKDAAK; translated from the exons ATGGAAGTGGGCATGTCTCTGAACGCGCTGGTTCGGCTTCCCTTATCGAATTCTAGGACACACGAAGATGTGTTAGTGAAGCATTCACTGTTCTCTTCTAGGACTCTGACCCAGAAGCCTCAGCAGAGGCAGAAGCACATATTGGTGGTTGAAGCAAAAGGCAAGAGAGGAATGCAAGCTCGTCAGTTTCAGAAGACTCCACCACCTTCCTTGCCTAAGATTGAAGATGATGGCAACCCCAGATTTGTCATCTTCATCCGTATAGCTAAT GTTTATCTTTGGTATCCGCTTAGTCTTATAACAGGTGGAACCACTGCCAAAATCATGGTTGCAGCTAAGGATAACTTTCTAGGGAAATACATCTACAAAGATACACTTGATAGAAATCTCGCAGCAGTTATTTACCGT GATGAGAAGGAGATACAGAAGACAGCATTTAAGCAGTATCGTGTATTGCGAACAGCTACTGAGTTCAGATATGGCTACAAACTAGTG GAAAATGGCAATTTGAGAGCTGCTCTTTCTACCACAGATGTTATTGAG CTGCCAACAGAAGATCAGCTCAAAACAGTTCTTGATAAAGTGAAAGACTTTTTTGGGGATGCAAAAGAATCCTTTGGGAAGCTGACAGCTCTGAATTCAACCACAACAGAGGAGTCAGAGGAAAAGCCCAAAGACGCAGCCAAGTGA
- the LOC142628089 gene encoding protein HHL1, chloroplastic isoform X1, whose product MEVGMSLNALVRLPLSNSRTHEDVLVKHSLFSSRTLTQKPQQRQKHILVVEAKGKRGMQARQFQKTPPPSLPKIEDDGNPRFVIFIRIANVYLWYPLSLITGGTTAKIMVAAKDNFLGKYIYKDTLDRNLAAVIYRDEKEIQKTAFKQYRVLRTATEFRYGYKLVENGNLRAALSTTDVIELPTEDQLKTVLDKVKDFFGDAKESFGKLTALNSTTTEESEEKPKDAAKVKG is encoded by the exons ATGGAAGTGGGCATGTCTCTGAACGCGCTGGTTCGGCTTCCCTTATCGAATTCTAGGACACACGAAGATGTGTTAGTGAAGCATTCACTGTTCTCTTCTAGGACTCTGACCCAGAAGCCTCAGCAGAGGCAGAAGCACATATTGGTGGTTGAAGCAAAAGGCAAGAGAGGAATGCAAGCTCGTCAGTTTCAGAAGACTCCACCACCTTCCTTGCCTAAGATTGAAGATGATGGCAACCCCAGATTTGTCATCTTCATCCGTATAGCTAAT GTTTATCTTTGGTATCCGCTTAGTCTTATAACAGGTGGAACCACTGCCAAAATCATGGTTGCAGCTAAGGATAACTTTCTAGGGAAATACATCTACAAAGATACACTTGATAGAAATCTCGCAGCAGTTATTTACCGT GATGAGAAGGAGATACAGAAGACAGCATTTAAGCAGTATCGTGTATTGCGAACAGCTACTGAGTTCAGATATGGCTACAAACTAGTG GAAAATGGCAATTTGAGAGCTGCTCTTTCTACCACAGATGTTATTGAG CTGCCAACAGAAGATCAGCTCAAAACAGTTCTTGATAAAGTGAAAGACTTTTTTGGGGATGCAAAAGAATCCTTTGGGAAGCTGACAGCTCTGAATTCAACCACAACAGAGGAGTCAGAGGAAAAGCCCAAAGACGCAGCCAA GGTAAAAGGCTGA